A single window of Desulfovibrio sp. G11 DNA harbors:
- the fdhD gene encoding formate dehydrogenase accessory sulfurtransferase FdhD produces MSKPDHPPVCFPITLTRINRLGRYEVDDLLLREEAYNLTCNGKTVACLHCMPDKLEELAVGRLFTLGLLQDARQIRSLSILPPAPSRTQAATDAKGTAVKLRMAAAPDQPPAGSMAVTLDPPPPSVPAPEDAICLTADRVHELQAEFEEHCNLYRLTGAAHSCALADPSGVLLFYEDIARHNALDKLIGAMLLRGIGPQGKLMIFSGRLALDMLEKAAACGVRLLVAPGAPSLAAVELARAVDISILGFVRQGNINIYTCPHRIV; encoded by the coding sequence ATGTCCAAGCCCGATCATCCCCCGGTCTGTTTTCCCATTACCCTTACCCGCATCAACCGTCTGGGCAGATATGAAGTGGACGACCTGCTCCTGCGCGAAGAAGCCTATAATCTTACATGCAACGGAAAAACCGTAGCCTGTCTGCACTGCATGCCCGACAAGCTTGAGGAACTGGCCGTGGGCAGGCTGTTTACCCTGGGGCTGCTGCAAGACGCCCGGCAGATACGTTCCCTGAGCATTTTGCCCCCCGCGCCGTCCCGCACGCAGGCCGCCACAGACGCCAAAGGCACGGCTGTCAAGCTCCGTATGGCCGCTGCGCCCGATCAGCCCCCTGCGGGCAGCATGGCCGTGACCCTTGATCCCCCTCCTCCCTCTGTCCCCGCGCCTGAAGACGCCATATGCCTTACTGCCGACAGGGTTCACGAATTGCAGGCGGAATTTGAGGAGCACTGCAATCTCTACCGGCTTACCGGGGCAGCCCACAGCTGCGCACTGGCCGACCCCTCCGGAGTTCTGCTTTTTTATGAAGACATCGCCCGCCATAACGCCCTGGACAAACTTATCGGGGCCATGCTGCTGCGTGGCATCGGGCCGCAGGGCAAACTCATGATTTTCAGCGGCAGACTGGCGCTGGACATGCTGGAAAAGGCCGCAGCCTGTGGTGTGCGCCTGCTGGTGGCCCCCGGCGCGCCCTCGCTGGCGGCAGTGGAACTGGCAAGGGCCGTCGACATCTCCATTCTGGGTTTTGTGCGTCAGGGCAATATCAATATATATACCTGTCCGCACAGGATTGTCTGA
- a CDS encoding molybdopterin molybdotransferase MoeA: protein MSHCPHSPAASAQGMLPLEKALAALLACAAPVEQTLSLPLLEADRRICATDMYAVLPQPPFDRAQVDGYAARSADLVAASPKAPAALQVTQFLYAGSGPGVPVQPGQAARITTGAMLPPGADCVIWQEDTTRHGHSISVCHSLAPGRNCHAQGRDGAPGRLLVGRGDMLHSGTLGLLAGQGHTHVPVYGSPAASMLATGDELCPPGLPLPKGGIYNTSATLLGVRLQRLGARIADMRVCPDDDALLLQHMEDLLPHSALVITTGGVSWGPRDLVPRLAARLTARHGGRLLFRGLSMKPGTMTLGAVVGKTILLGLSGTPVAAAAAFELLAGPLIKKLSGRARYGLTRQRGIMSNDFGTCRKDSRRLVMARLEGTDVFLRPRGEGVGQPALRDDCNCFVDIPAGCPPLRRGDEVAVILP, encoded by the coding sequence ATGTCGCACTGCCCGCATTCGCCGGCGGCTTCAGCGCAGGGCATGCTGCCTCTGGAAAAAGCGCTGGCTGCCCTGCTGGCCTGCGCCGCCCCGGTGGAGCAGACTCTTTCGCTTCCCCTGCTGGAGGCCGACAGGCGGATATGCGCAACAGACATGTATGCCGTGTTGCCGCAGCCTCCGTTTGACCGCGCACAGGTGGACGGCTACGCCGCGCGCAGCGCCGACCTTGTCGCAGCAAGCCCGAAAGCTCCGGCCGCCCTGCAGGTGACCCAGTTTCTCTATGCGGGTAGCGGACCGGGTGTGCCGGTGCAACCCGGCCAGGCCGCACGCATAACCACCGGAGCCATGCTGCCCCCCGGAGCCGACTGTGTGATCTGGCAGGAAGATACCACCAGGCACGGCCACAGCATCAGCGTGTGCCACAGCCTTGCGCCCGGGCGCAACTGTCACGCCCAGGGACGCGATGGCGCCCCGGGACGACTGCTTGTAGGCAGGGGCGACATGCTGCACAGCGGCACCCTCGGCCTGCTGGCCGGTCAGGGGCATACCCATGTACCTGTATATGGCAGCCCCGCAGCAAGCATGCTCGCCACGGGCGATGAGCTGTGTCCGCCGGGCCTGCCGCTGCCCAAGGGAGGCATATACAATACCAGCGCCACCTTGCTGGGCGTACGCCTGCAACGGCTCGGCGCGCGTATTGCCGACATGCGGGTCTGCCCCGATGACGACGCGCTTTTGCTGCAACATATGGAAGACCTGCTGCCCCACAGCGCCCTTGTCATTACCACTGGCGGCGTTTCGTGGGGACCGCGTGACCTTGTCCCCCGCCTGGCGGCCAGGCTCACCGCCCGGCACGGCGGCCGCCTGCTTTTCCGGGGGCTGAGCATGAAGCCGGGAACCATGACCCTGGGCGCCGTTGTGGGCAAGACTATCCTGCTTGGCCTTTCGGGAACCCCCGTAGCTGCCGCAGCAGCCTTTGAGCTGCTGGCCGGGCCGCTTATCAAAAAGCTCTCCGGCCGCGCCCGCTATGGCCTGACCCGACAGCGCGGCATCATGAGCAACGACTTCGGCACATGCCGCAAAGACTCGCGCCGCCTTGTCATGGCCCGGCTTGAGGGTACTGATGTTTTTCTGCGCCCACGCGGCGAAGGCGTGGGGCAGCCAGCCCTGCGTGACGACTGTAACTGCTTTGTGGACATACCCGCCGGATGCCCGCCCCTGCGGCGTGGAGACGAGGTGGCTGTCATTCTGCCGTAA
- a CDS encoding dehydrogenase, which translates to MLHHKEPLSPRTAVCHSRYRDAEKHHGVCLYCAIGCGLNIYTYQGEIVGVEGDDESPVNRGRLCPKGSNTLQMLRSPHRVATVRYRAPYATQWEDRPMDWAMDRIARLMKVARDAGFQEKNAAGMPVNTCHSIASLGGSASDNEENYLMKKLFTGGLGMLDVENQARL; encoded by the coding sequence ATGCTCCACCACAAGGAACCTCTCAGCCCGCGCACTGCCGTGTGCCACAGCAGATACCGCGACGCGGAAAAGCACCACGGCGTATGCCTTTATTGCGCCATCGGATGCGGACTGAACATATATACATACCAGGGCGAAATTGTCGGCGTGGAAGGCGATGACGAAAGCCCCGTAAACCGGGGTCGCCTTTGTCCCAAGGGGTCAAACACCCTGCAAATGCTGCGCAGCCCTCACCGTGTCGCCACGGTGCGCTACCGCGCCCCTTATGCCACCCAATGGGAAGACCGCCCGATGGACTGGGCCATGGACCGCATAGCCCGGCTCATGAAGGTCGCCCGTGATGCCGGATTTCAGGAAAAGAACGCGGCCGGCATGCCCGTAAACACCTGCCACAGCATCGCCTCTCTCGGCGGCTCCGCCAGCGACAATGAAGAAAACTACCTGATGAAAAAGCTCTTCACCGGCGGTCTCGGCATGCTGGATGTCGAAAACCAGGCCAGGCTCTGA
- a CDS encoding molybdopterin-dependent oxidoreductase: MRNSDCILVMGSNMAESHPVGFQWVMEAKERGATLIHVDPRFTRTSAVADHHISIRPDSDLAFLGALIHLILKKNGWFADFVSHYTNASTLVSEKFSFDENTGLFVGFNPATRSYDQDPDAWDYEMDEQGMPKKDPTFQHPRCVLRVLEKQYAGYTPERAAETCGCSPEDVELVADLLMGNSGPERTSVMAYALGWTQHTSGVQIIRAAGIIQLLLGNVGRPGSGIVALRGHANVQGATDIPTLFNNLPNYIPQPKAIAEHATLKNLLEYGHGLSGRRGREESGLWRQEGLKGAWAAMPSYMVSLLKAWYGDAATADNEYCYQNLPKMQKDESEQTFFKEALQGTVRGMFVFGQNPAVSSPNSGFHREAMRKLDWLVVVDAFETESAAVWYADPDGPGPETVGTEVFLLPAALAMEKGGSVSNTERLVQWHEPVLDAPGDSRSDLWYVYQLGKRLKALYADSTQKKDKALQQLTWDYCKPGEDEPDPELVLREMNGFNTVTGEHLKATGQLAADGSTACGCRLYCGVYPAPGQNLAKRRGTIGDDENFYPDWAWAWPGNSRILYNRASADPAGKPWSERKAIIHWDANAGRWKGADVPNYVLDKAPDYRPTPESRGMDAIPGDAPFTVHFDGLGWLFAPFGLSDGPMPVHYEALETPVRNTMAAQQISPSTTIIEDSRNAIAAQGDPRYPVILTSYRVTEQFVAGVMTRRSSWINELQPSLFFEMDPELAASLALRNLDWVIAESKRGSIEGRVLVTPRIQPLMVCGNKVHVVGVPMHFGYKGEVTGDSVNVLTALSLGPNSDIASVKSIACRIRPGRLTARSEHKGDFKDAYAPLPDAPMSKVPWICKPEGRLDYDN, encoded by the coding sequence ATGCGCAACAGCGACTGCATCCTTGTCATGGGTTCCAACATGGCGGAATCCCATCCTGTTGGTTTTCAATGGGTCATGGAAGCAAAAGAACGCGGCGCAACCCTCATCCACGTAGACCCGCGCTTTACCCGCACCTCGGCCGTGGCCGACCATCACATAAGCATCAGGCCCGATTCTGACCTGGCTTTTCTTGGCGCGCTTATCCATCTTATCCTGAAAAAAAACGGCTGGTTTGCCGACTTTGTCAGCCATTATACCAATGCCTCCACCCTGGTGAGCGAAAAGTTTTCCTTTGATGAAAACACCGGCCTTTTCGTGGGCTTCAATCCGGCAACACGCTCCTACGACCAGGATCCGGACGCCTGGGATTATGAGATGGACGAACAGGGAATGCCCAAAAAAGACCCGACCTTCCAGCATCCGCGCTGCGTTCTGCGCGTACTTGAAAAACAGTACGCAGGCTATACGCCCGAAAGAGCGGCTGAAACCTGCGGTTGCAGCCCCGAAGACGTGGAACTGGTAGCCGATCTGCTTATGGGCAATTCCGGGCCGGAGCGTACTTCAGTCATGGCCTATGCCCTGGGCTGGACACAGCACACCAGCGGCGTGCAGATCATCCGGGCTGCGGGCATCATCCAGTTGCTGCTCGGCAACGTGGGGCGCCCGGGCAGCGGTATTGTCGCCCTGCGCGGGCATGCCAACGTACAGGGCGCCACCGACATTCCCACCCTGTTCAACAATCTGCCCAACTACATTCCGCAGCCCAAGGCCATTGCCGAACACGCCACCCTGAAAAACCTGCTGGAATACGGACACGGCCTGAGTGGCCGCAGAGGCAGGGAAGAAAGCGGCCTGTGGCGGCAAGAAGGCCTCAAGGGCGCATGGGCGGCCATGCCTTCCTACATGGTCAGCCTGCTCAAGGCCTGGTACGGCGATGCCGCCACCGCAGACAACGAGTATTGCTATCAGAACCTGCCCAAAATGCAGAAGGACGAATCCGAACAGACGTTTTTCAAAGAAGCCCTGCAGGGTACCGTGCGAGGCATGTTTGTTTTCGGGCAAAATCCGGCAGTGAGTTCACCCAACTCCGGCTTTCACCGCGAAGCCATGCGCAAGCTGGACTGGCTTGTGGTGGTGGACGCTTTTGAAACAGAAAGCGCCGCCGTATGGTACGCCGACCCCGACGGCCCCGGCCCGGAAACTGTGGGAACAGAGGTTTTTTTGCTGCCTGCCGCGCTGGCTATGGAAAAAGGCGGCTCGGTTTCCAATACCGAACGGCTGGTGCAGTGGCACGAACCTGTTCTGGACGCTCCGGGCGACAGCAGGTCCGACCTCTGGTATGTCTACCAGCTCGGCAAGCGTCTCAAGGCCCTTTACGCCGATTCCACCCAGAAGAAGGACAAGGCCCTGCAACAGCTTACCTGGGACTATTGCAAACCCGGCGAAGACGAGCCGGACCCCGAACTGGTACTGCGCGAAATGAACGGATTCAATACCGTCACGGGCGAGCACCTCAAGGCTACGGGCCAGCTTGCCGCCGACGGCTCCACCGCCTGCGGTTGCCGCCTCTACTGTGGTGTCTACCCCGCGCCGGGACAGAATCTTGCCAAACGGCGCGGCACCATCGGTGATGACGAAAACTTCTACCCCGACTGGGCCTGGGCCTGGCCGGGCAATTCGCGCATCCTCTATAACCGCGCTTCCGCCGACCCCGCAGGCAAGCCCTGGTCCGAGCGCAAGGCCATCATCCACTGGGATGCCAATGCCGGGCGCTGGAAAGGCGCGGACGTGCCCAACTATGTGCTCGACAAGGCTCCGGACTACCGCCCAACGCCCGAAAGCAGGGGCATGGACGCCATACCGGGCGATGCGCCCTTCACTGTGCATTTCGACGGCCTGGGCTGGCTGTTCGCGCCATTCGGCCTTTCCGACGGTCCCATGCCCGTACACTACGAGGCCCTGGAAACCCCTGTGCGCAACACCATGGCTGCACAGCAGATATCCCCCTCGACCACAATCATCGAAGACTCGCGCAATGCCATCGCCGCACAGGGCGATCCCCGCTATCCCGTCATTCTCACAAGCTACCGGGTAACGGAACAGTTTGTGGCAGGCGTTATGACGCGGCGCTCAAGCTGGATCAACGAGCTTCAGCCCAGCCTGTTTTTTGAAATGGACCCAGAACTGGCCGCAAGCCTTGCCCTGCGCAATCTGGACTGGGTCATTGCCGAAAGCAAACGTGGCTCCATTGAAGGCCGGGTGCTGGTCACCCCGCGCATACAGCCGCTCATGGTCTGCGGCAACAAGGTGCACGTGGTGGGCGTACCCATGCATTTCGGCTACAAGGGCGAGGTGACGGGAGACTCCGTCAACGTGCTCACGGCGCTGTCTCTCGGCCCCAATTCTGACATTGCCAGCGTCAAGTCCATTGCCTGCCGCATCAGGCCCGGCAGGCTCACGGCCCGCAGCGAACACAAGGGCGACTTCAAGGATGCCTACGCGCCTCTGCCCGACGCTCCCATGAGCAAGGTCCCCTGGATATGCAAGCCCGAAGGGAGGCTCGACTATGATAACTGA
- a CDS encoding 4Fe-4S dicluster domain-containing protein yields the protein MITETRLPKKPRSFAQRLLYPFRRGTGPAMQEPVGFFTDTSVCIGCKACQVGCKHWNMLPGLEPRLSGRSYDNTLELSARTWRHVKFAEVIDTDIPANNRQGLHWLLASDSCKHCDDAPCMRACPTGALVRTEVGGVYPQADICNGCASCVAACPFGVIARNEKSGHSHKCTFCLDRVRDGLQPACAKTCPAASIRFGRLEDMRNAARNRLAHLRAQGVSNARLYGLEPTENYSSLHNIFLLLDRPSTYGLPETPLHPARRLKGDYIRAAAGVVLGIAILGASVIFGGVL from the coding sequence ATGATAACTGAGACGCGCCTTCCCAAAAAACCCCGCAGCTTTGCACAGCGCCTGCTTTACCCTTTCAGACGCGGCACGGGACCGGCGATGCAGGAGCCGGTGGGCTTTTTTACCGATACCTCGGTATGTATCGGCTGCAAGGCCTGCCAGGTGGGCTGCAAGCACTGGAACATGCTGCCAGGCCTTGAACCACGACTTTCTGGCCGCAGCTACGACAACACCCTGGAACTTTCCGCCCGCACATGGCGGCATGTAAAGTTCGCCGAGGTCATTGATACCGATATTCCGGCCAATAACCGTCAGGGCCTGCACTGGCTTCTCGCCAGCGACAGTTGCAAGCACTGCGACGATGCCCCCTGCATGCGGGCCTGCCCCACGGGGGCGCTTGTCCGCACTGAAGTGGGCGGCGTGTACCCGCAGGCAGACATCTGCAACGGCTGTGCCTCATGCGTTGCGGCCTGCCCCTTTGGCGTTATTGCCAGAAATGAGAAAAGCGGCCACTCGCACAAGTGCACCTTCTGCCTTGACCGGGTGCGTGACGGCCTGCAGCCGGCTTGCGCCAAAACCTGCCCCGCTGCTTCCATACGCTTCGGCAGGCTTGAAGACATGCGCAATGCCGCCCGCAACCGCCTGGCCCACCTGCGGGCACAGGGTGTGAGCAATGCCCGCCTTTACGGCCTTGAACCCACAGAAAACTATTCGTCACTGCACAATATTTTCCTGCTGCTGGACAGGCCCTCCACCTATGGCCTGCCCGAAACTCCCCTGCATCCCGCCCGCCGTCTCAAGGGCGACTATATCCGCGCTGCCGCCGGAGTGGTTCTCGGCATTGCCATACTGGGCGCGTCAGTCATTTTCGGAGGTGTCCTGTAA
- a CDS encoding polysulfide reductase NrfD, with the protein MQNTAQNTRGALPPNTSRSYSQDYSGDIIPHLPPWGSMTVIDVWLNNAALGLYIVTTCALLLRPVTFGILAQPAFVLAWLLLVADLALLVADLGDPTRFHHMLRTCRPTSPMWVGVWALTLSTATMLIPALWGLMGLLTGFKILSPASSASVMSFIGSEPGVRVLVLFLGLGGICAAAGLCYKGVLFSATSRPVWRKARWFSAYLTNGGILLGCALFTAMGMALHLTNGLQRLFPAMLAMLAIDMLLLELHLRPALKDGSSPLQRRNLGTATALDVVAFACLLAVTAGVTQPALVAVATLCIAASALMGRHSFVLPMRGV; encoded by the coding sequence ATGCAAAATACCGCGCAAAACACACGAGGCGCTCTGCCGCCAAACACCTCCCGGTCCTACAGCCAGGATTATTCCGGCGATATCATCCCCCACCTGCCCCCCTGGGGCAGCATGACGGTCATTGATGTGTGGCTGAACAATGCCGCCCTGGGGCTTTACATTGTCACAACCTGCGCCCTGCTGCTGCGGCCGGTGACCTTCGGCATTCTGGCGCAGCCCGCCTTTGTGCTGGCATGGCTGCTTCTTGTGGCCGACCTTGCCCTGCTTGTTGCCGACCTGGGCGACCCCACGCGCTTTCACCACATGCTGCGCACCTGTCGCCCCACCTCGCCCATGTGGGTGGGCGTATGGGCCTTGACCCTTTCGACGGCAACCATGCTCATACCCGCATTATGGGGCCTTATGGGACTGCTCACCGGCTTCAAGATACTGTCACCGGCCAGTTCCGCCAGCGTCATGTCTTTTATCGGTTCGGAGCCGGGGGTGCGCGTGCTCGTGCTCTTTCTGGGCCTAGGCGGCATCTGCGCTGCTGCCGGCCTTTGCTACAAGGGTGTGCTTTTTTCGGCCACATCCCGCCCTGTATGGCGCAAGGCCCGCTGGTTTTCCGCCTATCTGACCAACGGCGGCATACTGCTTGGCTGCGCCCTGTTCACGGCCATGGGCATGGCCCTGCACCTGACCAATGGCCTGCAAAGACTCTTTCCTGCCATGCTCGCCATGCTTGCTATTGACATGCTCCTGCTTGAGCTGCACCTGCGGCCCGCCCTGAAAGACGGCTCAAGCCCCCTGCAACGCCGTAATCTCGGCACTGCCACAGCCCTGGATGTGGTGGCATTTGCCTGCCTTCTTGCCGTTACGGCCGGAGTAACGCAACCTGCCCTTGTGGCTGTGGCCACGCTATGCATCGCGGCCTCTGCCCTTATGGGCCGCCACAGTTTTGTGCTGCCCATGCGCGGCGTATAG
- a CDS encoding quaternary amine ABC transporter ATP-binding protein: MAKISIQNISKVFGAQPDQALELAAEGASRADILRKTRTTVALRDISLDITDSELLVIMGLSGSGKSTLLRCLNGLIMPSTGRILVDDADITTMNAKGLRHVRQRCFGMVFQNFALFPHRTVLQNTAFGLEVMGVSETQRLKKSEEMLERVGLAQWKNSYPGELSGGMKQRVGLARALALEPEVLLMDEAFSALDPLIRQEMQDELLSLQEDIQKTIVFITHDLNEAFKLGDRIVLLQDGAVVQTGTPEEILQAPANDYVARFVASADASQVLTAASVMKRSEDTAVLGLDGPRAALRKMRVHSIASLFVLDRHRRFVGILNADDAEAMISEGRSDLTEITRTDIVTVTPDTPVTELVPLMAELPYPLAVVDNRQRLQGVIVRGLLLGALVEHNDRRGAHAA, from the coding sequence ATGGCAAAAATCTCCATTCAAAACATTTCTAAAGTCTTCGGGGCACAGCCGGACCAGGCGCTTGAACTGGCAGCCGAAGGCGCCTCACGCGCGGACATTCTGCGAAAAACCCGCACCACAGTGGCCCTGCGCGACATATCCCTTGATATTACAGACAGCGAACTGCTCGTCATTATGGGTCTTTCCGGCAGCGGCAAATCAACCTTGCTGCGCTGCCTCAACGGACTGATCATGCCCAGCACCGGGCGCATCCTTGTGGACGATGCGGATATAACCACAATGAATGCCAAAGGGCTGCGCCATGTGCGCCAACGCTGCTTCGGCATGGTGTTTCAGAATTTTGCGCTTTTTCCTCATCGCACGGTATTGCAGAATACAGCCTTCGGCCTTGAGGTCATGGGCGTATCTGAAACCCAGCGCCTGAAAAAAAGCGAAGAAATGCTTGAGCGCGTCGGCCTTGCACAGTGGAAGAACTCCTACCCCGGCGAGCTTTCCGGGGGCATGAAGCAGCGTGTTGGCCTGGCCCGTGCCCTGGCTCTTGAGCCGGAGGTGCTGCTTATGGACGAAGCCTTCAGCGCCCTTGACCCCCTTATCCGGCAGGAAATGCAAGACGAGTTACTGTCGCTTCAGGAAGACATTCAAAAGACCATTGTTTTCATCACTCATGACCTTAACGAGGCCTTCAAGCTCGGCGACCGCATTGTCCTGCTGCAGGACGGAGCCGTTGTGCAGACAGGTACCCCCGAAGAAATCCTTCAGGCCCCGGCCAACGACTATGTGGCCCGTTTTGTCGCCTCGGCCGACGCCTCGCAGGTACTGACCGCAGCCAGCGTCATGAAGCGCTCCGAAGATACCGCGGTGCTTGGTCTGGATGGCCCGCGCGCTGCCTTGCGCAAAATGCGCGTACACTCCATTGCTTCGCTTTTTGTGCTGGACCGACACCGCCGTTTTGTGGGCATCCTTAACGCCGATGACGCCGAAGCCATGATCAGCGAGGGCCGTTCGGACCTTACTGAAATAACCCGCACAGACATCGTGACCGTCACACCTGACACCCCCGTTACCGAACTTGTGCCGCTCATGGCCGAACTGCCCTACCCGTTGGCTGTGGTAGATAACCGCCAGCGTTTACAGGGTGTTATCGTGCGTGGACTGTTACTGGGCGCTCTGGTGGAACATAACGACAGGAGAGGCGCGCATGCTGCCTAG
- a CDS encoding ABC transporter permease, translated as MLPRLPLAGYIDSGVEFLVEQFSGVTRAGSAIMLALLDRFEEFLLLPPPWLFILLLAALAWWVTRRPGLPVFVALGFALLWNLGLWAPTISTLALVLSATLLSVLVGVPCGILAAMSPVARKIVMPVLDVMQTMPAFVYLIPAIPFFGIGKVSAVVATVIFSVPPAIRFTCLGIQQVPRDLVECTEAFGATRMQRLYKLELPLAMPTIVAGVNQTIMLALSMAVIAAMIGARGLGGEVWKAIQRLNIGMGFEAGLGIVIVAITLDRLFRALAQKSSGKAH; from the coding sequence ATGCTGCCTAGACTCCCCCTGGCCGGTTATATTGACAGCGGCGTGGAGTTTCTGGTGGAGCAGTTTTCCGGCGTTACCCGCGCCGGGTCCGCAATCATGCTTGCCCTGCTGGACCGTTTTGAAGAATTTCTGCTGCTGCCGCCCCCGTGGCTCTTTATTCTGCTTCTGGCAGCTCTGGCCTGGTGGGTAACGCGCCGCCCGGGACTGCCCGTATTCGTGGCTCTGGGCTTTGCCCTTCTGTGGAACCTGGGGCTGTGGGCGCCCACCATCAGCACTCTGGCCCTGGTGCTTTCGGCCACCCTGCTTTCCGTGCTGGTAGGCGTACCCTGCGGCATTCTTGCGGCCATGAGCCCTGTGGCACGCAAAATTGTCATGCCCGTGCTGGACGTCATGCAGACCATGCCAGCCTTTGTGTATCTTATTCCGGCCATTCCCTTTTTCGGCATCGGCAAGGTCAGCGCGGTGGTAGCCACGGTCATCTTTTCAGTGCCTCCGGCCATACGCTTTACCTGCCTGGGCATACAGCAGGTTCCCCGCGATCTTGTGGAGTGCACCGAGGCCTTTGGCGCAACCCGCATGCAGCGTCTGTATAAGCTGGAACTGCCCCTGGCCATGCCCACCATTGTCGCAGGCGTAAACCAGACAATCATGCTGGCCCTTTCAATGGCCGTCATCGCGGCCATGATCGGCGCGCGCGGCCTGGGCGGCGAGGTATGGAAGGCCATTCAGCGCCTCAACATCGGCATGGGCTTTGAAGCCGGGCTTGGCATCGTTATTGTCGCCATTACCCTTGACCGCCTCTTCCGTGCACTGGCGCAAAAAAGTTCCGGCAAGGCCCATTAG
- a CDS encoding glycine betaine ABC transporter substrate-binding protein, with the protein MKLRILTLAVAFALLLSAGVMAKDKKEDKNLQLVYVEWDCANASSHLAKAVLEDKLGYKVELLPVTQPILWTSLATGDADAMVTAWLPDTHKDMHNKVKNNVEVLGKLTGGARLGLAVPDYVTLKSVEELKANAGKFKSRIVGIDPGAGVMQLTEKLMKDYGIDNMELMEGSDTIMTSSLSDAIRNKEWIVVTAWSPHWMFGRWDMHYLEDPKGSLGSEEGIYNVARKGLKDDHPAAHAFLSKFAYANPEQLQQLMAWNQEKGADPMKNARRFMKEHPELVEAWLAK; encoded by the coding sequence ATGAAACTTCGCATACTGACTCTCGCCGTGGCCTTTGCCCTGCTGCTCTCTGCAGGAGTCATGGCCAAAGATAAAAAAGAAGATAAAAATCTTCAGCTTGTCTACGTTGAATGGGACTGCGCCAATGCTTCGAGCCATCTGGCCAAGGCCGTGCTTGAAGACAAGCTGGGCTATAAAGTGGAATTGCTGCCCGTGACCCAGCCCATCCTCTGGACAAGCCTTGCCACCGGCGATGCCGATGCCATGGTGACCGCATGGCTGCCCGACACCCACAAGGACATGCACAACAAGGTCAAAAACAATGTGGAAGTGCTCGGCAAGCTTACGGGGGGCGCACGCCTTGGCCTCGCCGTACCGGACTATGTGACGCTGAAATCCGTTGAAGAACTCAAAGCCAATGCCGGCAAGTTCAAAAGCCGTATCGTGGGTATCGACCCCGGCGCGGGCGTCATGCAGCTGACGGAAAAACTGATGAAAGACTACGGTATTGACAATATGGAACTGATGGAAGGCAGCGATACCATCATGACCTCAAGCCTGTCCGACGCCATACGCAACAAGGAATGGATCGTCGTCACGGCGTGGTCGCCTCACTGGATGTTCGGCCGCTGGGACATGCATTACCTTGAAGACCCCAAGGGCAGCCTCGGCAGCGAAGAAGGCATCTATAATGTGGCGCGCAAGGGCCTCAAGGACGACCACCCCGCCGCCCATGCCTTTCTGTCAAAATTCGCCTACGCCAACCCTGAGCAGTTACAGCAGCTCATGGCCTGGAATCAGGAAAAAGGCGCGGACCCCATGAAAAACGCCCGCCGTTTCATGAAGGAGCACCCTGAACTGGTGGAAGCCTGGCTGGCAAAGTAA